In Marinobacter sp. LQ44, the following are encoded in one genomic region:
- a CDS encoding isovaleryl-CoA dehydrogenase, with protein sequence MKSQYSELNFGLGETLDMLREQINGFAAAEIAPRAEEIDRNNEFPMDLWRKMGDMGLLGITVGEQYGGSDMGYLAHVIAMEEISRASASVGLSYGAHSNLCVNQIHRNGTEEQKQKYLPKLISGEHIGALAMSEPNAGSDVISMKLSARDEGDHYVLNGNKMWITNGPDAHTYVIYAKTDVKAGSKGVTAFIVERDYPGFSRHQKLDKLGMRGSNTCELVFEDCKVPKENVLGGEGNGARVLMSGLDYERLVLSGGPLGIMQAAMDVVVPYIRERKQFGQAIGEFELVQGKVADMYTWMNTAKSYVYMVAMSADRGETTRKDAAGAILYSAEMATKIALDAIQLLGGNGYINEYPTGRLLRDAKLYEIGAGTSEIRRMLIGRELFLNK encoded by the coding sequence ATGAAATCACAATACTCAGAACTCAATTTCGGTCTCGGCGAAACCCTCGACATGCTGCGCGAACAGATCAACGGCTTCGCCGCCGCTGAAATCGCACCGCGCGCTGAAGAGATCGACCGCAACAACGAGTTCCCCATGGACCTGTGGCGAAAAATGGGCGACATGGGCCTGCTGGGTATCACCGTGGGCGAACAATACGGCGGCTCAGACATGGGCTACCTGGCGCACGTCATCGCCATGGAAGAAATCAGCCGCGCCTCCGCCTCCGTTGGCTTGTCTTACGGCGCCCACTCCAACCTGTGTGTAAACCAGATTCACCGCAACGGCACCGAAGAACAGAAACAGAAGTACCTGCCCAAACTCATCAGCGGCGAACACATCGGCGCCCTCGCCATGTCTGAGCCCAACGCCGGCTCCGACGTCATCTCCATGAAACTCAGTGCCCGTGACGAAGGCGACCACTACGTCCTCAACGGCAACAAAATGTGGATCACCAACGGCCCGGACGCCCACACCTACGTGATCTACGCCAAAACCGACGTCAAAGCCGGCTCCAAAGGCGTCACCGCCTTCATCGTAGAACGCGACTACCCCGGCTTCAGCCGCCACCAGAAACTCGACAAACTCGGCATGCGCGGCTCCAACACCTGCGAACTGGTGTTCGAAGACTGCAAAGTACCCAAAGAAAACGTCCTCGGCGGCGAAGGCAACGGTGCCCGCGTTCTCATGAGCGGCCTCGACTACGAACGCCTCGTCCTCTCCGGCGGCCCGCTGGGCATCATGCAAGCCGCCATGGACGTGGTCGTACCCTACATCCGCGAACGCAAACAATTCGGCCAGGCCATCGGCGAATTCGAACTGGTACAGGGCAAAGTCGCCGACATGTACACCTGGATGAACACCGCCAAATCCTACGTCTACATGGTCGCCATGTCCGCCGACCGCGGCGAAACCACCCGCAAAGACGCCGCCGGCGCCATCCTCTACTCCGCCGAAATGGCCACCAAAATCGCCCTGGACGCCATCCAGCTGCTCGGTGGCAACGGCTACATCAACGAATACCCCACAGGCCGCCTGCTGCGAGACGCCAAACTGTATGAAATCGGCGCGGGCACGTCTGAGATTCGGCGGATGCTGATCGGGCGGGAGCTGTTCCTGAACAAGTAA
- a CDS encoding carboxyl transferase domain-containing protein, translated as MTILQSKINPRSDEFLANQNAMAKAVADLKEKVATIQQGGGPSYQERHIARGKLLPRERINRLLDDGSPFLEIGQFAAYNVYDEEVPAAGVIAGVGRVSGTECMIIANDATVKGGSYYPLTVKKHLRAQEIALENRLPCIYLVDSGGANLPRQDEVFPDRDHFGRIFYNQARMSADDIPQIAVVMGLCTAGGAYVPAMADESIIVRDQGTIFLAGPPLVKAATGEVVSAEDLGGADVHCKVSGVADHYAENDAHALDIARRCISNLNRRKPVDVEIRKPKAPLYSADEIYGIVGTDLRKQFDVRDVIARIVDGSEFDEFKRYYGQTLVTGFAHIHGYPVGIIANNGILFSESAQKGAHFIELCCQRNIPLLFLQNITGFMVGQKYEAEGIAKHGAKMVMAVACANVPKITVLIGGSFGAGNYGMCGRAYSPDFLWMWPNARISVMGGEQAAGVLATVKREGMERKGQQWSAEEEAEFKKPVIDKYEEQGHPYYASARLWDDGVIDPAQTREVVALSLSAALNRPAKPTRFGVFRM; from the coding sequence ATGACGATACTCCAAAGCAAAATAAACCCAAGGTCCGACGAATTCCTGGCCAACCAGAACGCCATGGCCAAAGCCGTCGCAGACCTGAAAGAAAAAGTCGCCACCATCCAGCAAGGCGGCGGCCCAAGCTACCAGGAACGCCACATCGCCCGCGGCAAACTGCTGCCCAGAGAGCGCATCAACCGCCTCCTCGATGACGGCTCCCCGTTCCTCGAAATCGGCCAGTTCGCCGCCTACAACGTCTACGACGAAGAAGTCCCCGCAGCAGGCGTCATCGCCGGCGTTGGCCGCGTGTCTGGCACCGAATGCATGATCATCGCCAACGACGCCACCGTCAAAGGCGGCAGCTACTACCCACTCACGGTCAAAAAACACCTGCGCGCCCAGGAAATCGCCCTGGAGAACCGCCTGCCGTGCATCTACCTGGTCGACTCAGGCGGCGCCAACCTGCCCCGGCAGGATGAAGTCTTCCCGGACCGCGACCACTTTGGCCGCATCTTCTACAACCAGGCCAGAATGTCTGCCGACGACATCCCCCAGATCGCCGTCGTCATGGGCCTGTGCACCGCCGGCGGCGCCTACGTGCCCGCCATGGCGGACGAATCCATCATCGTGCGCGATCAGGGCACCATCTTCCTGGCCGGCCCGCCGCTGGTGAAAGCCGCCACCGGTGAAGTGGTCAGCGCCGAAGACCTGGGCGGCGCCGATGTGCACTGCAAAGTCTCCGGCGTGGCCGACCATTACGCCGAAAACGACGCCCACGCCCTCGACATCGCCCGGCGCTGCATCTCCAACCTCAACCGCCGCAAACCGGTGGACGTGGAGATCCGCAAACCGAAAGCGCCGCTGTACAGCGCCGACGAAATCTACGGCATCGTCGGCACCGACTTGCGCAAACAGTTCGACGTGCGCGACGTCATCGCCCGCATCGTCGACGGCTCCGAATTTGACGAATTCAAACGCTATTACGGCCAGACCCTGGTCACCGGCTTTGCCCACATCCACGGCTACCCGGTCGGCATCATCGCCAACAACGGCATCCTGTTCAGCGAGTCCGCGCAAAAAGGCGCGCACTTCATCGAGCTGTGCTGCCAGCGCAACATCCCGCTGCTGTTCCTGCAGAACATCACCGGCTTTATGGTGGGCCAGAAATACGAAGCCGAAGGCATCGCCAAACACGGCGCCAAAATGGTCATGGCCGTGGCCTGTGCCAACGTACCGAAAATCACCGTGCTGATCGGCGGCTCTTTTGGCGCGGGCAACTACGGCATGTGCGGCCGCGCCTACAGCCCGGACTTCTTGTGGATGTGGCCGAACGCCCGAATCTCCGTGATGGGCGGCGAACAGGCCGCCGGCGTGCTTGCCACGGTTAAACGTGAAGGCATGGAACGCAAAGGCCAGCAGTGGAGCGCCGAGGAAGAAGCCGAGTTCAAGAAACCGGTGATCGACAAGTACGAAGAACAGGGCCACCCTTACTACGCCAGCGCCCGCCTGTGGGACGACGGCGTGATCGACCCGGCCCAGACCCGCGAAGTGGTTGCCCTGAGCCTGTCTGCCGCCCTAAACCGACCCGCCAAGCCAACACGCTTCGGCGTGTTCCGGATGTGA
- a CDS encoding hydroxymethylglutaryl-CoA lyase yields MAFPKQVRLVEMSPRDGLQNEPGAVIATAIKTGLIDRLADCGLSHIEAASFVSPKWVPQMADAADVMAGITRKPGVRYSALTPNLKGLEGALAAKADEVAVFGAASESFTKKNINCTIAESLERFAPVLEEARKHDIPVRGYVSTVMGCPYEGDIAPAQVATVAKALYDMGCHEISLGDTIGVGTPLKAKRMLEAVAAHVPMDKLAAHFHDTYGQALANLYAVLEEGVSIIDASVAGLGGCPYAKGASGNVATEDVLYLLNGLGINTGVDLNKLVATGDWISSQLNRHNGSKVGHALGGNCQ; encoded by the coding sequence ATGGCCTTTCCAAAACAGGTGCGCCTGGTTGAGATGAGCCCCCGGGACGGCCTGCAGAACGAGCCCGGCGCGGTGATCGCCACCGCCATCAAAACCGGCCTGATCGACCGACTGGCCGACTGCGGCCTGAGCCACATCGAAGCCGCCAGCTTTGTGTCGCCCAAATGGGTGCCACAAATGGCCGACGCCGCCGACGTGATGGCCGGCATCACCCGCAAACCCGGCGTACGCTACTCCGCCCTCACCCCGAACCTGAAAGGCCTCGAGGGTGCCCTGGCCGCGAAAGCAGATGAAGTTGCCGTATTCGGCGCCGCCTCCGAAAGCTTCACTAAAAAGAACATCAACTGCACCATCGCCGAAAGCCTGGAACGCTTCGCCCCGGTGCTGGAAGAAGCCCGAAAACACGACATCCCCGTGCGCGGCTACGTGTCCACCGTGATGGGCTGCCCCTACGAAGGCGACATCGCCCCGGCACAAGTCGCCACCGTGGCCAAAGCCCTGTACGACATGGGCTGCCACGAAATCTCCCTGGGCGACACCATCGGCGTGGGCACCCCGCTAAAAGCCAAACGCATGCTCGAAGCCGTCGCCGCCCACGTACCCATGGACAAACTGGCCGCGCACTTCCACGACACCTACGGCCAGGCCCTGGCTAACCTCTACGCCGTTCTGGAAGAAGGCGTCTCGATCATCGACGCCTCCGTCGCCGGCCTCGGCGGCTGCCCCTACGCCAAAGGCGCCTCCGGCAACGTCGCCACAGAAGACGTGCTATACCTGCTTAACGGCCTAGGCATCAACACCGGCGTGGATCTGAACAAACTGGTCGCCACCGGCGACTGGATCAGCAGCCAACTGAACCGCCACAACGGCTCAAAAGTCGGCCATGCATTAGGCGGAAACTGCCAATGA
- a CDS encoding acyl-CoA dehydrogenase family protein translates to MTNHVDQEELAMFRESVIKALEAEVKPHYEAWEKSGIVPRELWNTLGNASLLCVDVPEDFGGIGAPFQFSVVVGEEMARMGFGALSTNVMVHSDIVAPYLSHIGNEAQRQQWLPKMVSGEAVGAIAMTEPGAGSDLQAMRTSAVKDGDDYILNGSKTFITNGQHADMVIVAAKTDPKAGARGISLFLVDTSLPGFSKGRNLDKIGQHSGDTSELFFSDMRIPSSALLGEEGQGFMYLMRELPRERLVIGALGVAAARGSLDLTIAYAQERELFGQKLSQLQNTRFEIARMETDYRINKAFVDQCIREYEDGKLDAPTASMAKYSATEMQCRVADGCLQLFGGYGYTTEYPISRNFIDARVQRIYGGTSEVMKEIIARSVLGR, encoded by the coding sequence ATGACCAACCACGTCGATCAAGAAGAATTGGCCATGTTTCGGGAGTCGGTGATCAAGGCTCTGGAAGCCGAGGTGAAACCGCACTACGAGGCCTGGGAGAAAAGCGGCATTGTGCCACGGGAGCTATGGAACACCCTGGGCAACGCCAGTTTACTGTGTGTCGACGTGCCGGAAGACTTCGGCGGCATTGGTGCGCCTTTCCAGTTTTCTGTGGTGGTGGGCGAAGAAATGGCCCGCATGGGCTTCGGGGCGTTGTCCACCAATGTGATGGTGCATTCCGACATCGTGGCGCCTTACCTCAGCCACATCGGCAACGAGGCCCAGCGCCAGCAATGGTTGCCAAAAATGGTCTCCGGCGAAGCCGTCGGCGCCATCGCCATGACCGAACCCGGCGCCGGCAGCGACCTGCAGGCCATGCGCACCAGTGCGGTAAAGGATGGTGACGATTACATCCTCAACGGCTCCAAAACTTTCATCACCAACGGCCAGCACGCCGACATGGTAATCGTCGCCGCCAAAACCGACCCGAAAGCCGGCGCCCGGGGCATCAGTTTGTTCCTGGTGGACACCTCATTGCCGGGCTTCAGTAAAGGCCGCAACCTGGACAAAATCGGCCAGCACTCGGGTGATACCTCCGAACTGTTCTTCTCTGACATGCGCATTCCCTCATCGGCTTTGCTAGGCGAGGAAGGGCAGGGCTTCATGTACCTGATGCGGGAACTACCCCGCGAACGCCTGGTGATCGGCGCCTTGGGCGTTGCCGCCGCCCGAGGCTCTCTGGACCTGACCATTGCCTACGCCCAGGAGCGGGAACTGTTCGGCCAGAAACTCAGCCAGCTGCAAAACACCCGCTTCGAAATCGCCCGTATGGAGACGGACTACCGCATCAACAAGGCGTTTGTTGACCAGTGCATCCGCGAATACGAAGACGGCAAACTGGATGCGCCCACGGCGTCCATGGCCAAGTACAGCGCCACGGAGATGCAGTGCCGCGTGGCCGATGGTTGTTTGCAGTTATTTGGGGGCTACGGTTATACCACCGAATATCCGATTTCCCGGAACTTTATCGATGCTCGGGTGCAGAGGATTTACGGCGGTACTTCAGAGGTGATGAAGGAGATTATTGCCCGTTCGGTACTTGGGCGCTGA
- a CDS encoding peroxidase-related enzyme (This protein belongs to a clade of uncharacterized proteins related to peroxidases such as the alkylhydroperoxidase AhpD.): MSNKNVVALDLPIPEISDMPEDTQKYFQICQEKLGMIPNVLTAYSHNLKQLEGFTRLYNALMLGESELNKLEREMVAVVVSSENKCFYCLVAHGAAVRVLSDDPVLGEHMVMNYRSAKLDQRQRAMLDFASLLTRTPALVTEEHTQALRGAGLSDRGIWDLSNLIGFYNMSNRVAIASDMQPNPEYHRQSR; encoded by the coding sequence ATGAGCAACAAAAACGTAGTGGCCCTGGATCTCCCCATCCCGGAGATCAGCGACATGCCCGAAGACACCCAAAAGTACTTCCAGATCTGCCAGGAAAAACTCGGCATGATCCCCAACGTACTCACCGCCTACAGCCACAACCTAAAACAGCTAGAAGGCTTCACCCGCCTCTACAACGCACTCATGCTCGGCGAAAGCGAACTCAACAAACTCGAGCGGGAAATGGTCGCCGTTGTGGTCTCCTCAGAGAACAAATGCTTCTACTGCCTGGTCGCCCACGGCGCCGCCGTGCGGGTACTGAGCGACGACCCGGTCCTGGGCGAACACATGGTGATGAACTACCGCAGCGCCAAACTCGACCAACGCCAGCGGGCCATGCTCGATTTCGCCTCCCTGCTCACCCGCACACCCGCCCTGGTGACCGAAGAACACACCCAAGCCCTGCGAGGCGCCGGCCTGAGCGACCGGGGCATCTGGGACTTGAGCAACCTGATCGGCTTTTACAACATGAGTAACCGCGTGGCCATCGCCAGCGACATGCAACCCAACCCGGAATACCACCGCCAGAGTCGCTAG
- a CDS encoding acetyl-CoA C-acyltransferase, with the protein MNNDIVIAGSARTPMGGMMGSLSSVRSPELGAVSIKAAIDRAGLQPADIQEIIMGCVLPAGLGQAPARQASRAAGIPDSSGCTTINKMCGSGMQAVIMAHDQIKAGTNNIMIAGGMENMSQAPYLLPKARVGMRMGHGQVMDSMFLDGLEDAYEGGLMGVFAQRTADKYNITRQAMDEFAIGSLQKALAAIENGWFRDEIVPVTVSGRGGDTEVDTDEQPGNAKPEKIPQLKPAFAKDGSVTAANSSSISDGASALVLASAAEADAHGLIPQARIVAHATHARLPAEFTLAPIGSIEKVVKKAGWTLDDVDLFEINEAFAVVTLAAINELKLPAEKVNVHGGACALGHPIGSSGSRIIITLINALKQRGLKRGVASLCIGGGEATAVAIEVV; encoded by the coding sequence ATGAACAACGATATCGTAATAGCAGGCTCCGCCAGAACCCCGATGGGGGGCATGATGGGCTCTTTGAGCTCTGTGCGTTCACCGGAACTGGGTGCCGTTTCCATCAAGGCGGCCATTGATCGTGCCGGGCTGCAGCCGGCCGATATACAGGAAATCATCATGGGCTGCGTGCTACCCGCCGGCCTCGGCCAGGCACCTGCGCGGCAGGCATCCCGCGCTGCCGGTATTCCGGATAGCAGTGGCTGCACCACCATCAACAAAATGTGCGGCTCCGGCATGCAAGCCGTCATCATGGCCCACGACCAGATCAAAGCCGGCACCAACAACATCATGATCGCCGGAGGTATGGAGAACATGAGCCAGGCACCGTATCTGTTACCGAAAGCCCGCGTCGGCATGCGCATGGGCCACGGCCAGGTGATGGACAGCATGTTCCTGGATGGCCTGGAAGACGCCTACGAAGGCGGGCTGATGGGCGTATTTGCCCAGCGCACCGCTGATAAATACAACATCACCCGCCAGGCCATGGACGAGTTCGCCATCGGTTCCCTGCAAAAGGCCCTGGCGGCCATCGAAAACGGCTGGTTCCGGGATGAAATCGTTCCGGTTACCGTCTCTGGCCGGGGTGGTGACACGGAAGTAGACACCGACGAACAACCGGGCAACGCCAAACCCGAAAAAATCCCCCAGTTGAAACCCGCCTTCGCCAAAGACGGCTCGGTAACCGCCGCCAACTCCAGCTCCATCAGCGATGGGGCCTCCGCGCTGGTGTTGGCATCTGCCGCCGAAGCCGATGCCCATGGCCTGATTCCCCAAGCCAGAATCGTGGCCCACGCCACCCATGCCCGCTTGCCGGCAGAGTTCACGCTGGCCCCGATTGGCTCCATTGAGAAAGTGGTCAAAAAAGCCGGTTGGACGCTGGATGATGTCGACCTGTTCGAGATCAACGAAGCCTTCGCAGTGGTCACCCTGGCCGCCATCAATGAGCTGAAATTACCTGCAGAAAAGGTCAACGTGCACGGCGGCGCCTGCGCCCTGGGCCACCCCATCGGCTCCTCTGGCTCCCGTATCATCATTACCCTGATCAACGCCCTCAAACAACGTGGCCTGAAGCGTGGTGTGGCATCGCTGTGCATTGGTGGTGGTGAAGCAACTGCGGTGGCCATCGAGGTGGTCTGA
- a CDS encoding enoyl-CoA hydratase-related protein — protein MTDQEPAVRLNHRTKGVTEVVLNRPDKRNAFDDVIIQQLIKALEQVDADNNTHIVILRSEGKHFSAGADLGWMRRMADNSRQENLDDSRQLARLMNVLNHLSKPVIALVQGAAFGGAVGLAACCDIVLATDKASFCLSEVKLGLIPAVISPYVVRAIGERQARRYFISAEVFTARQAEHFGLVHEVCEDENAMERRCDELLLQLALNGPEAMKAAKDLVFAVSHKVISQDVIDDTAQRIADIRVGEEGQEGLNAFLNKRKANWVPEE, from the coding sequence ATGACCGATCAGGAACCAGCGGTTCGCCTCAATCACCGCACCAAGGGTGTCACCGAAGTGGTCCTCAACCGCCCGGACAAACGCAACGCCTTTGATGATGTGATCATCCAGCAACTGATCAAGGCGCTGGAACAGGTAGACGCAGACAACAACACCCACATCGTGATCCTGCGCTCCGAAGGCAAGCACTTCTCCGCCGGTGCCGATCTCGGCTGGATGCGCCGCATGGCCGACAACAGCCGCCAGGAAAACCTGGACGACTCGCGGCAACTGGCGCGGCTGATGAACGTGCTGAACCACCTGTCCAAGCCGGTGATTGCTTTGGTACAGGGTGCCGCCTTCGGAGGCGCCGTTGGCCTGGCCGCCTGCTGCGACATCGTACTGGCTACCGACAAGGCCAGCTTCTGCCTGAGCGAAGTCAAACTCGGCCTGATTCCCGCCGTGATCAGCCCCTACGTGGTACGCGCCATCGGCGAGCGCCAGGCCCGGCGCTACTTTATCAGCGCCGAAGTCTTCACCGCCCGGCAAGCCGAGCACTTCGGCCTGGTGCATGAAGTGTGTGAAGACGAAAACGCCATGGAACGCCGCTGCGACGAACTGCTTTTGCAGCTTGCCCTCAACGGGCCAGAAGCCATGAAAGCCGCCAAAGATCTGGTATTCGCCGTCAGCCACAAGGTGATCAGCCAGGACGTGATCGACGACACGGCACAACGCATCGCGGACATCCGGGTGGGTGAAGAAGGTCAGGAAGGGCTCAACGCGTTCCTGAACAAACGCAAGGCCAACTGGGTTCCGGAGGAATAA
- a CDS encoding MerR family transcriptional regulator, giving the protein MNEKRTFSISELSQEFDVTTRSIRFYEDQGLLKPTRRGQTRIFSTKDRVRLKLILRGKRMGFSLAETRELFDLWDETLTGNEKQLLKMLEILADRRAQLEQQKNDIAQAEMEIETAETRCREALEELQKKKKQQDAGQKASKQTVT; this is encoded by the coding sequence ATGAACGAAAAAAGAACCTTCAGCATCAGCGAGCTCTCCCAGGAGTTCGACGTGACAACCCGAAGCATCCGATTCTACGAGGATCAGGGCCTGCTCAAGCCCACCCGAAGGGGCCAAACCCGGATCTTCAGCACCAAAGACCGGGTTCGGTTAAAGCTCATTCTCCGGGGCAAGCGCATGGGCTTCTCCCTGGCAGAAACCAGGGAACTGTTCGACCTGTGGGACGAAACCCTCACCGGTAACGAAAAACAGCTTTTGAAGATGCTGGAAATCCTCGCCGACAGGCGCGCCCAGCTCGAACAACAGAAAAACGACATCGCCCAGGCGGAGATGGAAATTGAAACCGCCGAAACCCGATGCCGCGAAGCACTTGAAGAGCTGCAGAAGAAAAAGAAACAACAGGACGCAGGGCAAAAAGCATCCAAACAAACCGTCACCTGA
- a CDS encoding acetyl/propionyl/methylcrotonyl-CoA carboxylase subunit alpha, producing MFSKILIANRGEIACRIIHTAHRMGIRCVAVYSDADADARHVAMADEAFHIGPAPSSESYLKADKIIEIAKESGAQAIHPGYGFLSENTQFAEACEANNIVFIGPPSSAIAAMGSKSAAKAIMEKAGVPLVPGYHGDDQSPDTLRQEAEKCGFPLLLKAVAGGGGKGMRVVERMEDFDDALAAAKRESKNAFGNPDMLIERYLTQPRHVEIQVFCDQSGKGVYLAERDCSVQRRHQKVLEEAPAPGLSEETRKAMGEAAVKAAQAINYVGAGTVEFLYDVDGSFFFMEMNTRLQVEHPVTEMVTGQDLVEWQLKVAWGEPLPLEQSQVKTRGHALEARIYAEDPDQDFLPATGNLRYLSTPDESAHVRVDTGVTEGDDISIHYDPMIAKLIVWDETRDQAINRMVQALEHYRIAGVKTNIRFLHALADAQPFREADLTTGFIDDHRELLFPKSRLDTHKALVLAAGFVLEQRKSREVISTDPWSPFARQNSWRMNSEYAQPLQLQVGDDIHDLKILERDDRYQVYVGGSVYNLTMRLDDDYLQAVINGHRISVHGNLHNDQLVLFYEGDTFNCTLYKESYGFEEMAGEGSLAAPMNGAIVAVQAKVGDKVKAGQSLVIMEAMKMEHAIKAPADGVVTEIFFAEGDQVSEGAELIAIEVTEEEAG from the coding sequence ATGTTCAGTAAGATACTCATCGCCAACCGCGGCGAAATCGCCTGCCGGATCATACATACCGCCCATCGCATGGGCATCCGCTGCGTTGCCGTGTATTCCGATGCCGACGCAGACGCCCGGCATGTGGCCATGGCAGACGAAGCCTTCCACATTGGCCCGGCCCCCAGCTCCGAGAGCTACCTGAAAGCCGACAAGATCATCGAAATTGCCAAAGAAAGCGGCGCCCAGGCCATCCATCCCGGTTACGGCTTCCTGTCTGAGAACACCCAGTTCGCCGAAGCCTGCGAAGCCAACAACATCGTGTTCATCGGCCCGCCCTCCTCGGCCATCGCTGCCATGGGCTCAAAATCCGCCGCCAAGGCCATTATGGAAAAAGCCGGCGTGCCCCTGGTGCCCGGCTACCACGGCGACGACCAGTCTCCGGACACTCTGCGCCAGGAGGCCGAGAAATGCGGCTTCCCGCTGCTGCTGAAAGCCGTCGCCGGTGGCGGCGGCAAAGGCATGCGGGTGGTGGAACGCATGGAAGACTTCGACGACGCCCTGGCCGCCGCCAAACGGGAATCGAAGAACGCCTTCGGCAACCCGGACATGCTCATCGAACGCTACCTGACCCAGCCACGGCACGTGGAAATCCAGGTGTTCTGCGACCAGAGCGGAAAAGGCGTGTACCTGGCGGAACGAGACTGCTCGGTGCAGCGCCGCCACCAGAAAGTGCTGGAAGAAGCCCCGGCGCCGGGCCTGAGTGAGGAAACCCGCAAAGCCATGGGCGAAGCCGCCGTTAAAGCCGCCCAGGCCATCAACTACGTGGGCGCCGGCACCGTGGAATTCCTCTACGACGTAGACGGCTCCTTCTTCTTCATGGAAATGAACACCCGCCTGCAGGTGGAACACCCGGTCACCGAAATGGTCACCGGCCAGGATCTGGTGGAATGGCAGCTGAAAGTGGCCTGGGGCGAGCCCCTGCCGTTGGAGCAATCCCAGGTCAAAACCCGGGGCCACGCCCTGGAAGCGCGCATCTACGCCGAAGACCCGGACCAGGACTTCCTGCCCGCCACCGGCAACCTGCGCTACCTGAGCACCCCGGATGAAAGCGCCCACGTGCGGGTGGATACCGGCGTCACCGAGGGCGACGACATCAGCATCCACTACGACCCGATGATCGCCAAACTCATCGTGTGGGATGAAACCCGGGACCAGGCCATCAACCGCATGGTCCAGGCCCTGGAGCATTACCGCATTGCCGGCGTGAAAACCAATATCCGCTTCCTGCACGCCCTGGCCGACGCCCAGCCGTTCCGGGAAGCGGACCTGACCACCGGTTTCATAGACGACCACCGGGAACTGCTGTTCCCGAAATCCAGGCTGGACACCCACAAGGCCCTGGTGCTAGCCGCCGGATTTGTGCTGGAACAACGCAAATCCCGGGAAGTGATCAGCACAGACCCCTGGTCGCCCTTCGCCCGCCAGAACAGCTGGCGCATGAACTCCGAATACGCCCAGCCGCTGCAGTTACAGGTAGGCGACGACATACACGACCTGAAAATTCTGGAGCGGGACGACCGCTACCAGGTGTACGTGGGCGGCAGCGTGTACAACCTCACCATGCGCCTGGATGACGACTACCTGCAGGCGGTGATTAACGGCCATCGCATCAGCGTTCACGGCAACCTGCACAACGACCAGCTGGTGCTCTTCTACGAAGGCGACACCTTCAACTGCACCCTCTACAAAGAGAGCTACGGCTTTGAAGAAATGGCCGGCGAAGGCAGCCTGGCCGCACCCATGAACGGCGCCATTGTGGCGGTGCAAGCGAAAGTCGGCGACAAGGTTAAAGCGGGCCAGAGCCTGGTGATCATGGAAGCCATGAAAATGGAACACGCCATCAAAGCCCCCGCCGACGGCGTAGTCACCGAGATCTTCTTCGCCGAAGGCGACCAGGTGTCTGAAGGTGCCGAACTGATCGCCATCGAAGTCACCGAAGAGGAGGCCGGCTGA